A region of Faecalibacterium taiwanense DNA encodes the following proteins:
- a CDS encoding AAA family ATPase: protein MAKTIITLGREYCTGGRYIAEDVANALGIKLYDKELITMAAKHSGLSEEAVAASEKRHTHSLLYSLYTMGNELPLGDQVFILQSRIIKQLAEEGPCVILGRCGDYVLRERKDVLRVFVYAPKEWRLEYAKTNPLVKAKDEKGIKDEVEKTDRNRSAYYNYYTQNRWGDAHNYDLAINAALGRETCVKMILDAAAAKEKNLG from the coding sequence ATGGCAAAGACGATCATCACTTTGGGACGTGAATACTGCACGGGCGGCCGCTACATCGCTGAAGATGTGGCAAATGCGCTGGGCATCAAGCTTTACGACAAAGAGCTGATCACCATGGCAGCAAAGCACTCCGGTCTTTCGGAAGAAGCTGTTGCCGCCAGTGAAAAACGGCATACTCACAGCCTGCTGTACAGTCTGTACACCATGGGCAATGAGCTGCCGCTGGGCGATCAGGTGTTCATTCTTCAGAGCCGCATCATCAAGCAGCTGGCCGAGGAAGGCCCCTGCGTGATCCTGGGCCGCTGCGGCGACTATGTGCTGCGTGAGCGCAAGGATGTGCTGCGCGTGTTCGTGTACGCCCCCAAGGAGTGGCGGCTGGAATACGCAAAGACCAATCCTCTGGTCAAGGCCAAGGACGAAAAGGGCATCAAGGACGAGGTGGAAAAGACCGACCGCAACCGTTCTGCCTACTACAACTACTACACCCAGAACCGCTGGGGTGATGCCCACAACTATGATCTGGCCATCAACGCTGCTCTGGGCCGCGAGACCTGCGTGAAGATGATCCTGGACGCAGCCGCCGCCAAGGAGAAGAACCTTGGCTGA
- a CDS encoding DUF624 domain-containing protein encodes MGLFPSANDFKAGKGVEKDAPRKTGVGRFFELVGRDMNGMFLANLLACIGFLPVICLVYIGFLANSLPVMLASAVVGGILAGPALAGMYDTVLRALRDEAGYWWVTYRRAFKRNFKASIAPGIFYCVVVTAQIFLVYFCFNMLSKGTNVGVPLWVATVLNLLIFQMLFAYMWPQVVLLDQPFSLTVKNSINCMIAFLPHALAAAIVQILFWGVVILCMPLGLLLMLIFGFWFVTEVSCQIIYGDIEKVFHIEESIRKMKDAELEAALQEDYGESTDDTEE; translated from the coding sequence ATGGGTTTATTTCCTTCCGCAAATGACTTCAAGGCCGGTAAGGGCGTTGAAAAGGATGCTCCCCGCAAGACCGGCGTGGGCCGTTTTTTTGAGCTTGTGGGCCGTGATATGAACGGCATGTTCCTTGCAAACCTGCTGGCCTGCATCGGCTTTCTGCCGGTGATCTGTCTGGTGTACATCGGCTTTCTGGCAAACAGCCTGCCTGTCATGCTGGCAAGCGCGGTGGTAGGCGGCATTCTGGCCGGGCCTGCGCTGGCTGGCATGTACGATACCGTGCTGCGTGCCCTGCGTGACGAAGCCGGTTACTGGTGGGTGACCTATCGCCGTGCCTTCAAGCGCAACTTCAAGGCCAGCATTGCGCCGGGCATCTTCTACTGTGTGGTGGTCACGGCACAGATCTTCCTTGTGTATTTCTGCTTCAATATGCTGAGCAAGGGCACCAATGTGGGCGTGCCGCTGTGGGTGGCCACGGTGCTGAACCTGCTCATCTTCCAGATGCTGTTCGCCTACATGTGGCCGCAGGTGGTGCTGCTGGATCAGCCCTTCAGCCTGACCGTGAAAAACAGCATCAACTGCATGATCGCGTTCCTGCCCCACGCACTGGCGGCGGCCATCGTGCAGATCCTGTTCTGGGGCGTGGTGATCCTGTGCATGCCGCTGGGCCTGCTGCTCATGCTGATCTTCGGCTTCTGGTTCGTGACCGAAGTATCCTGCCAGATCATCTACGGCGATATTGAAAAGGTGTTCCACATTGAGGAGAGCATCCGCAAAATGAAGGATGCCGAGCTGGAAGCCGCCCTCCAAGAGGACTACGGCGAAAGCACCGACGACACCGAAGAGTAA
- a CDS encoding MATE family efflux transporter — protein METKQPQTSPAQTRENIMGTMEINPLLVKLSVPMMISMLVQALYNVVDSVFVSHVSESALTAVSLAFSLQNVMIAVGVGTGVGVNAMLSKSLGEKNQSRANATAKNGIFLSLCSFVVFLVIGLTCMKPYFYAQTSDAAIAQQGIQYLSVCCIFSLGLFTQTMGEKLLAATGRTHLSMISQLVGAVVNIILDPIFIFGYCGEALSGTTGAAVATVIGQFCGAGMTLFFNLNKNPDIQISFKGFRPSAKAIGRIYTVGLPSIAMQCVGSLMTFGMNLILMSFSATAVAVFGVYFKLQSFVFMPIFGLNNGMVPIISYNYGARRPDRVKKTIKLAVCYAECIMLIGFCIFQFAPDKVLGIFAASDAMLAIGIPAMRIICLHFLLAGASIVLSSVFQALGNGVFSLIVSVCRQLFVLLPAAWLLAQTGNVNNVWWAFLIAEIVSVLLSLGFYARINKNIIAPMYSPAE, from the coding sequence GTGGAAACAAAGCAACCCCAAACCTCTCCCGCCCAAACGCGGGAAAACATTATGGGCACCATGGAGATCAACCCTCTGCTGGTCAAGCTGAGCGTGCCCATGATGATCTCCATGCTGGTGCAGGCGCTTTACAACGTGGTGGACTCGGTGTTCGTGTCCCATGTGAGTGAAAGCGCCCTCACCGCTGTGTCCCTCGCCTTCTCGCTGCAGAATGTGATGATCGCTGTGGGCGTGGGCACCGGCGTAGGCGTGAACGCCATGCTGTCCAAAAGTCTGGGCGAAAAGAACCAGAGCCGCGCCAATGCCACGGCGAAAAACGGCATCTTTCTTTCGCTGTGCAGCTTCGTGGTGTTCCTCGTCATTGGCCTTACCTGCATGAAGCCCTATTTCTATGCACAGACCAGTGATGCGGCTATTGCGCAGCAGGGCATCCAGTATCTTTCGGTGTGCTGCATCTTCAGTCTGGGCCTTTTCACCCAGACCATGGGCGAAAAGCTGCTGGCCGCTACCGGCCGCACCCACCTGAGCATGATCAGCCAGCTGGTGGGTGCCGTGGTGAACATCATTCTGGACCCTATCTTCATCTTTGGCTACTGCGGTGAGGCCCTCAGTGGTACCACCGGCGCAGCTGTGGCAACGGTCATCGGCCAGTTCTGCGGCGCAGGCATGACCCTGTTCTTCAACCTGAACAAAAACCCGGATATCCAGATCAGCTTCAAGGGCTTCCGCCCCAGTGCCAAGGCCATTGGCCGCATCTACACGGTGGGCCTGCCCAGCATTGCCATGCAGTGCGTGGGCAGCCTGATGACCTTTGGCATGAACCTGATCCTCATGAGCTTCTCGGCCACAGCGGTGGCGGTGTTCGGTGTGTACTTCAAGCTGCAGAGCTTCGTGTTCATGCCCATCTTTGGCTTGAACAACGGCATGGTGCCCATCATCAGCTACAACTACGGTGCCCGCAGACCGGACCGCGTGAAAAAAACCATCAAGCTGGCAGTCTGCTATGCCGAGTGCATCATGCTCATTGGTTTCTGCATCTTCCAGTTCGCACCGGATAAGGTGCTTGGCATCTTTGCGGCCAGTGATGCCATGCTGGCCATTGGCATCCCAGCCATGCGCATCATCTGCCTGCATTTCCTGTTGGCGGGTGCCAGCATCGTGCTCAGCTCGGTGTTTCAGGCACTGGGCAACGGTGTGTTCAGCCTGATCGTTTCGGTCTGCCGGCAGCTGTTCGTGCTGCTGCCGGCCGCATGGCTGCTGGCCCAGACCGGCAATGTCAACAATGTCTGGTGGGCCTTCCTCATCGCTGAGATCGTCAGTGTCCTGCTGAGCCTTGGCTTCTACGCCCGCATCAACAAAAACATCATTGCCCCCATGTATTCCCCTGCCGAATGA